Proteins from one Thermococcus sp. genomic window:
- a CDS encoding 50S ribosomal protein L10: MAHVAEWKKKEVEELANIIKSYPVIALVDVANVPAYPLSKMREKLRGKALLRVSRNTLIELAIKKAAQELNNPDLEKLIDYIQGGAGILATEMNPFKLYKLLEESKTPAPAKPGVAVPKDVVIPAGPTSISPGPLVGEMQALGIPARIEKGKVSIQKDYTVLKAGEVITDQLARILNALGIEPLEVGLNLLAAYEDGIVYTPEVLAIDESEYINLLQQAYMHAFNLSVNTAYPTSQTIEAIIQKAFLGAKNVAVEAGYITPETVEDIFGRALRAVLLIAQELPEDLLDEKTKELLNQQAQIAVAAQPQEEKVEEAEEEEEEEEEASEEDALAGLGALFG, from the coding sequence ATGGCCCACGTAGCCGAGTGGAAGAAGAAGGAAGTTGAAGAGCTCGCCAACATCATCAAGAGCTACCCAGTGATAGCACTCGTTGACGTCGCCAACGTCCCTGCCTACCCGCTCAGCAAGATGCGTGAGAAGCTCAGGGGCAAGGCGCTCCTCAGGGTCAGCAGAAACACCCTCATAGAACTCGCCATAAAGAAGGCTGCCCAGGAGCTCAACAACCCGGACCTCGAAAAACTCATTGACTACATCCAGGGTGGAGCAGGAATCCTCGCCACCGAGATGAACCCGTTCAAGCTCTACAAGCTCCTTGAGGAAAGCAAGACTCCGGCCCCGGCGAAGCCAGGCGTTGCGGTTCCCAAGGACGTCGTGATTCCAGCAGGTCCGACTTCAATCTCACCGGGTCCGCTCGTCGGTGAGATGCAGGCTCTTGGCATACCCGCGAGAATCGAGAAGGGTAAGGTCAGCATTCAGAAAGACTACACCGTCCTTAAGGCTGGGGAGGTCATAACCGACCAGCTCGCGAGGATCCTCAACGCGCTCGGAATCGAGCCGCTTGAGGTCGGTCTCAACCTGCTCGCGGCCTACGAGGACGGGATTGTTTACACCCCAGAGGTCCTGGCGATCGACGAGAGCGAGTACATCAACCTGCTCCAGCAGGCCTACATGCACGCGTTCAACCTGTCGGTCAACACCGCCTACCCGACCAGCCAGACCATCGAGGCGATCATCCAGAAGGCCTTCCTCGGTGCGAAGAACGTTGCAGTCGAGGCTGGCTACATCACCCCAGAGACAGTTGAGGACATCTTTGGCAGGGCCCTGCGTGCAGTCCTGCTCATAGCCCAGGAGCTGCCTGAGGACCTGCTCGACGAGAAGACCAAAGAGCTTTTAAACCAACAGGCACAAATAGCCGTTGCCGCTCAGCCTCAGGAGGAGAAGGTCGAGGAGGCTGAGGAAGAAGAGGAGGAAGAAGAGGAAGCTTCCGAGGAGGACGCGCTCGCTGGACTGGGCGCGCTCTTCGGCTGA
- a CDS encoding 50S ribosomal protein L1, protein MAFDRQKFVEAVKEAKARAKPRNFTQTVEMAVNLKDIDLRKPENRFKLEVVLPHGRGKEPKIAVIADGAVAEAAKKLGLDVISGEQLEELAKSPRQARKLAKNYDFFIAAAPLMPKIGRYLGRYLGPRNKMPQVVPPTMTNLEPIVARLKRTVRIQLKNNPVVHARIGTEDMDDEKLAENAEAVLNAIINKLERGENQVKSVYVKTTMGPAVKVER, encoded by the coding sequence ATGGCCTTTGACAGGCAGAAATTCGTGGAAGCGGTGAAGGAGGCGAAGGCCCGGGCTAAGCCGCGCAACTTCACACAGACCGTCGAAATGGCAGTCAACCTCAAGGATATAGACCTCCGCAAGCCGGAGAACAGGTTTAAGCTTGAGGTTGTGCTGCCCCACGGTCGTGGGAAGGAGCCCAAGATCGCGGTCATCGCTGATGGTGCCGTTGCCGAGGCGGCTAAAAAGCTCGGGCTTGATGTGATTAGTGGAGAGCAGCTTGAGGAACTTGCCAAGAGCCCAAGGCAGGCAAGGAAGCTGGCCAAGAACTACGACTTCTTCATAGCGGCCGCACCGCTGATGCCTAAGATCGGTAGGTACCTCGGTAGGTACCTCGGTCCGAGGAACAAGATGCCGCAGGTAGTTCCGCCGACCATGACCAACCTGGAGCCGATCGTCGCCAGGCTCAAGAGAACCGTCAGGATACAGCTCAAGAACAACCCGGTCGTTCACGCCAGGATAGGAACCGAGGACATGGACGACGAGAAGCTGGCTGAAAACGCCGAGGCGGTTCTCAACGCCATCATTAACAAGCTGGAGCGCGGCGAGAACCAAGTGAAGTCAGTGTACGTCAAGACCACCATGGGACCGGCAGTTAAGGTGGAGAGGTGA
- a CDS encoding 50S ribosomal protein L11 → MPQIVEVLVEGGKASPGPPLGPAIGPLGLNVKQVVDEINKATKDFEGMQVPVKIIVTDPKKKTFEIEVGVPPVSQLIKKEIGAPKGSSEPGHSPVGNLTMEQVIRIAKAKQEQMLAADLKAAAKEVIGTALSMGVTVEGKDPREVQKEIDEGVYDEIFANAEE, encoded by the coding sequence ATGCCGCAGATTGTTGAGGTGCTCGTTGAGGGAGGGAAGGCTTCACCTGGGCCCCCACTCGGTCCCGCTATCGGTCCGCTTGGACTCAACGTCAAGCAGGTCGTTGACGAGATAAACAAGGCCACCAAGGACTTCGAGGGGATGCAGGTTCCCGTCAAGATCATCGTCACCGACCCCAAGAAGAAGACCTTTGAGATAGAGGTCGGTGTTCCCCCGGTCAGCCAGCTCATCAAGAAGGAAATAGGCGCTCCCAAGGGCTCAAGTGAGCCCGGCCACAGCCCGGTCGGGAACCTGACCATGGAGCAGGTCATCAGGATAGCGAAGGCCAAGCAGGAGCAGATGCTTGCAGCCGACCTCAAGGCCGCAGCGAAGGAGGTCATCGGTACCGCGCTCAGCATGGGCGTAACCGTTGAGGGCAAGGACCCCAGGGAAGTCCAGAAGGAGATTGACGAAGGCGTTTACGACGAGATTTTCGCCAACGCCGAGGAGTGA
- a CDS encoding transcription elongation factor Spt5, whose translation MSDSRIFTVRVTVGQEETTAKLIYSKIKTYNLPVYAILAPSKVKGYIFVEAPSKSAVDEAIKGIRHAKGTLPGEVKFEEIEHFLEEKPAVSGFEPGDIVELIAGPFKGEKAKVVRVDEAKDEIVVELIGSIVPIPVTVRGEYVRLISKRQKE comes from the coding sequence ATGAGCGACAGCAGGATATTTACAGTACGTGTCACCGTCGGCCAGGAAGAGACCACGGCCAAACTGATATACAGCAAGATTAAAACGTACAACCTGCCCGTGTATGCGATACTCGCCCCCTCAAAGGTGAAGGGTTACATTTTCGTCGAAGCGCCCAGTAAGAGCGCCGTTGATGAGGCCATTAAGGGCATAAGGCACGCGAAGGGCACCCTTCCGGGCGAGGTTAAGTTCGAGGAGATAGAGCACTTCCTTGAGGAGAAACCGGCCGTCAGCGGCTTCGAACCCGGAGACATAGTCGAACTCATTGCCGGACCGTTCAAGGGCGAGAAGGCAAAGGTTGTAAGGGTTGACGAAGCCAAGGACGAGATAGTCGTTGAACTCATCGGTTCAATCGTCCCGATTCCGGTCACGGTAAGGGGCGAATACGTTAGACTTATAAGCAAACGCCAGAAGGAGTGA
- a CDS encoding protein translocase SEC61 complex subunit gamma, which yields MATTTEKLKSFFAESRRVLMVTRKPGMKEFKMAAKITGIGMILIGLIGLVIRLFGYLITGS from the coding sequence GTGGCAACAACCACGGAAAAGCTTAAAAGCTTCTTCGCGGAGTCGCGGAGGGTTTTGATGGTTACTAGAAAGCCGGGTATGAAGGAGTTTAAGATGGCAGCAAAGATTACCGGCATCGGAATGATACTAATCGGCCTTATTGGCCTTGTGATTCGCCTGTTCGGCTACCTCATTACTGGCTCTTGA
- the ftsZ gene encoding cell division protein FtsZ, protein MLKLIEDAIERTSADLNKAPEAQVPQTDIDEELKRILEQIQAKIYVVGVGGAGCNTINRMMQVGIQGAKVIAINTDAQDLLKVRAHKKILIGKELTRGLGAGNNPKMGEEAAKENERDIRDALEGADMVFITCGLGGGTGTGAAPVVAEIAKKMGALTVSVVTLPFTVEGIRRIKNAEYGLEKLRKNSDTVIVIPNDKLMEVAPNLPIHMAFKVADEILVQAVKGITELITKPGLVNLDFNDVRAVMKDGGVAMIGIGESDSEKRALEAAQQALNSPLLDVDISGAKGALISISGSDVKLEEAQQIIELVTSKLDPEAQVIWGIQLDEELGKMIRILIVVTGVSSPYAVAEEETLYYPEESERKVIKLDLEEL, encoded by the coding sequence ATGCTGAAGCTGATTGAAGACGCTATCGAAAGAACCTCTGCCGACCTTAACAAGGCCCCGGAGGCCCAAGTTCCCCAGACCGACATTGATGAAGAGCTCAAGAGGATTCTTGAGCAGATACAGGCCAAGATTTATGTCGTCGGTGTCGGCGGTGCTGGCTGTAACACCATTAACAGGATGATGCAGGTTGGTATACAGGGTGCGAAGGTTATCGCCATCAACACTGATGCCCAGGACCTCCTCAAGGTTCGCGCTCACAAGAAGATACTCATCGGTAAGGAACTCACCCGCGGTCTCGGAGCCGGGAACAACCCCAAGATGGGTGAGGAAGCCGCCAAGGAAAACGAGAGGGACATACGCGATGCCCTCGAAGGTGCCGACATGGTCTTCATCACCTGCGGTCTCGGTGGAGGTACCGGTACCGGTGCCGCTCCGGTCGTTGCGGAGATAGCCAAGAAGATGGGCGCCCTGACCGTCTCGGTGGTAACCCTCCCCTTCACCGTCGAGGGCATAAGGCGCATAAAGAACGCCGAGTACGGTCTTGAGAAGCTCAGAAAGAACAGCGACACCGTCATAGTCATCCCGAACGACAAGCTCATGGAAGTTGCCCCGAACCTGCCGATCCACATGGCCTTCAAGGTCGCCGACGAGATACTCGTCCAGGCCGTCAAGGGCATCACTGAGCTCATCACCAAGCCCGGTCTTGTCAACCTCGACTTCAACGACGTCCGTGCCGTCATGAAGGATGGCGGCGTTGCGATGATAGGCATCGGTGAGAGTGACAGCGAGAAGCGCGCTCTGGAGGCAGCCCAGCAAGCTTTGAACAGCCCGCTCCTCGACGTCGACATAAGCGGCGCCAAGGGCGCCCTGATAAGCATCAGCGGAAGCGACGTCAAGCTTGAAGAGGCCCAGCAGATAATCGAGCTCGTTACGAGCAAGCTCGACCCCGAGGCACAGGTCATCTGGGGTATCCAGCTCGACGAGGAGCTCGGCAAGATGATCAGAATACTCATCGTGGTCACCGGCGTCAGCTCACCCTACGCCGTCGCCGAGGAGGAGACCCTCTACTATCCAGAGGAGTCGGAGAGAAAAGTTATTAAGCTCGACCTTGAGGAGCTTTGA
- a CDS encoding D-aminoacyl-tRNA deacylase, giving the protein MKVIMTTKIDLASMNIMNKLIDNFDFTETDKSFDGNPVYAKGDTLILTTNDEMIYYDGLDRAIEEQLGFVPEIIAFASRHSSKQKLPALTVHVTGNWGGGIYGGRDESLAISQPSAMKLALMKMNELNDLGWTVCYEATHHGPSELEVPSFFIEIGSSEEEWIIDRAGEIIAETIVHVLENYKKAKFPVAVGIGGGHYAPKQTKRALETDIAFSHIAAKYAHPLRKELVLKAIERTAEKVEAIYVDWKGSKGETRQMARALAEELGLEFIRD; this is encoded by the coding sequence ATGAAAGTGATAATGACTACCAAGATCGACCTTGCATCGATGAACATCATGAACAAGCTGATCGATAACTTTGACTTTACCGAGACGGATAAGTCCTTCGATGGGAATCCTGTGTACGCAAAGGGGGACACACTCATACTGACGACCAACGACGAGATGATCTACTACGACGGCCTTGACAGGGCCATTGAGGAACAGCTCGGCTTTGTGCCCGAGATCATAGCCTTCGCCTCCAGGCACTCAAGCAAGCAGAAACTGCCGGCACTCACTGTCCACGTGACCGGAAACTGGGGCGGGGGGATATATGGAGGGAGGGATGAGAGCCTCGCAATATCCCAGCCAAGTGCTATGAAGCTTGCTCTCATGAAGATGAACGAGCTCAACGACCTTGGATGGACCGTCTGCTACGAGGCGACTCACCACGGTCCAAGCGAGCTTGAAGTGCCGAGCTTTTTTATTGAGATTGGCTCCAGCGAGGAGGAATGGATAATAGACAGGGCCGGGGAGATAATAGCCGAGACGATAGTCCACGTGCTTGAAAACTACAAAAAGGCCAAGTTCCCGGTTGCCGTTGGGATAGGTGGTGGACACTACGCACCGAAGCAGACTAAGAGGGCGCTTGAAACTGACATAGCATTCAGCCACATAGCGGCGAAGTACGCCCACCCGCTCAGGAAGGAACTCGTCCTCAAGGCTATTGAAAGGACTGCAGAAAAGGTGGAGGCAATATACGTTGATTGGAAGGGCAGCAAGGGCGAAACCAGGCAGATGGCTAGGGCTCTCGCCGAAGAACTGGGCTTGGAGTTCATACGCGACTAA
- a CDS encoding KamA family radical SAM protein, whose product MEKQMESAISTFNVEESPWGLRQGVEHKKFLEVFEPLPEIKEILLTSKDLEEARKRLSKFAEELLWRYKNGEINVDAIDRWLGVEAINVFLNMISEYGEKAAGFSTLEYLWKATKGDKHVLSIITDGFVEEFRHLFRAMAGVSGYSKGWLGPKLEAAGIKFVDFSKIKGRKAALARSEYLDKEWNYIRGYLKKYPSGLDKEIIEKRKKQREQLMEYFGITEDEWFDYRWQFSHVLKREKGLEILRELNELGIVKVPEDDLKQVELAVKYRIPWGITPHYLHLWDFQEPYKYDRHVRRQVMPPEWYMDNMIIHREDREYYFDFMGEHDTSPIDLVTRRYVTIAILKAYDTCPQICVYCQRNWEVLEPFMAGSFPGWDKIEKALDWFAEHDSMMDVLITGGDPIALSDKIIDRIMSRLAEMDHVVNIRWGTRILVTVPMRITDSLAEILGSYIEPGRRNVAISTHFETAYEVTPEVAEATYKLRKQGIYIYNQLVYQRNVSRRFENVALRIALKKVGIDPYYTFYPKGKIEQKDYLVPIARVVQERKEEARLLPGQFRPDEPVFNVPRMGKNHLRAWQDRELVGIRPDGSRIYLMHPWEKGISETKLYTYPDVPIKEYLDYLESIGEDPNDYWTIWYYY is encoded by the coding sequence ATGGAGAAACAGATGGAAAGCGCCATTTCCACGTTTAACGTTGAGGAATCCCCCTGGGGACTCAGACAGGGGGTCGAACACAAGAAGTTTTTAGAGGTTTTTGAGCCTCTCCCGGAAATCAAAGAAATACTGCTCACCAGTAAAGACCTGGAAGAGGCAAGGAAAAGGTTATCCAAGTTCGCTGAGGAGCTCTTGTGGAGGTATAAAAACGGGGAAATCAATGTTGACGCCATAGACAGGTGGCTCGGGGTTGAGGCCATTAATGTGTTCCTTAACATGATCTCTGAGTACGGGGAGAAGGCAGCCGGATTCAGCACCCTTGAGTACCTCTGGAAGGCAACAAAAGGCGACAAACATGTCCTCAGCATAATAACCGACGGATTCGTTGAGGAGTTCCGCCATCTCTTCAGGGCGATGGCCGGTGTGAGTGGCTACTCCAAGGGGTGGCTCGGACCGAAGCTCGAAGCTGCCGGTATAAAGTTCGTTGACTTCAGCAAGATAAAGGGCAGAAAAGCCGCACTGGCACGTTCTGAATACCTTGACAAGGAGTGGAACTACATTAGAGGATACTTGAAGAAGTACCCGAGCGGCCTTGACAAGGAAATAATCGAGAAGAGGAAGAAGCAGAGAGAGCAGCTTATGGAGTACTTCGGCATAACCGAGGATGAGTGGTTTGACTACCGCTGGCAGTTCAGTCACGTGCTCAAGAGGGAGAAGGGCCTCGAAATCCTGAGGGAATTAAACGAACTGGGCATAGTTAAGGTTCCTGAAGACGACCTGAAGCAGGTCGAGCTTGCCGTTAAATACCGCATCCCCTGGGGGATAACTCCACATTACCTCCACCTGTGGGACTTCCAAGAACCGTACAAGTACGACAGACACGTGAGAAGACAGGTAATGCCACCGGAGTGGTACATGGACAACATGATAATCCACAGGGAGGACAGGGAGTACTACTTCGACTTCATGGGTGAACATGACACATCACCCATCGACCTCGTTACCAGGAGGTATGTTACAATTGCAATCCTCAAGGCCTACGACACCTGTCCGCAGATATGCGTCTACTGCCAGAGGAACTGGGAGGTTCTTGAGCCATTCATGGCCGGCTCCTTCCCGGGATGGGACAAGATAGAGAAAGCCCTCGACTGGTTCGCCGAGCACGACTCCATGATGGACGTCCTCATAACCGGTGGGGATCCGATAGCGCTCAGTGACAAGATAATCGACAGGATAATGTCCCGCCTTGCGGAGATGGATCACGTCGTGAACATCCGGTGGGGAACCAGGATACTTGTCACGGTTCCAATGAGGATAACCGACAGCCTCGCAGAGATTCTCGGGTCATACATAGAGCCGGGAAGGAGGAACGTTGCCATCTCTACACACTTCGAGACCGCCTACGAGGTAACTCCGGAGGTCGCTGAGGCCACGTACAAGCTGAGAAAGCAGGGAATATACATCTACAACCAGCTCGTTTACCAGAGGAACGTCAGCAGGCGCTTTGAGAACGTGGCCCTCAGGATTGCCCTCAAGAAGGTGGGCATCGACCCGTACTACACCTTCTATCCGAAGGGCAAAATAGAGCAGAAGGACTACCTCGTACCTATAGCCAGGGTCGTCCAGGAGAGGAAGGAGGAGGCAAGACTACTGCCCGGTCAGTTCAGGCCTGACGAGCCTGTCTTCAACGTCCCGAGAATGGGCAAGAACCACCTGCGCGCATGGCAGGACAGAGAGCTGGTCGGAATAAGGCCCGATGGTAGCAGGATATACCTTATGCACCCCTGGGAGAAGGGCATCAGTGAGACCAAGCTCTACACCTACCCGGACGTTCCAATTAAGGAGTATCTCGACTACCTGGAAAGCATCGGTGAGGATCCGAATGATTACTGGACGATCTGGTATTATTACTGA